One genomic window of Gracilinema caldarium DSM 7334 includes the following:
- a CDS encoding SpoIIE family protein phosphatase produces MKKLAALYQCLPSLLLLLCGMLVAPALFGQDVFYWENPVLFSPGAARFPVSSTNGKLSVLLWQESNASTITLSLAVKTPDQDWVIRRSIAGPYPYSGSEPAIASVVVDARDRIIIAVGLPSNETEILISNDQGLSFSAMRLKGDINSTISPRIVTRSDGGYYLFVTRGQEQSLSIFYSRSEDGLTWTDFTPFVSDSRLKLTFLPSHTTLGSTDYVVFQALTGDVRPTFQLFMTTSSDGGRNWTSPRQVTNFLDPYVANRREPEYFDNQRPFILGAKNTLFLVWERRPSNGNPQVYGMELKPDGQILGTAEQISPRGVYANNPVVLPVNGRWTVFWFDNRRGQNRIYMAQKKGLDWEDTDLSASSGEATFARPILDRSGLYVFWQTQRASQNRLVLLAPDTTVAKPPLRPLNFKNGERLRTDKVQIAWSMPEDSSGILGYSYIWTRDPEEVPPKTIKVYATTTRTEQFAQEDGPWYFAIRAQDFAGNWSDPSIVYFIRDTTPPPAASIIGPDIDENGFLISNTFTIQWNPPPASDVGGYTWNLEYLGPGDLFGQLSLADFETKLKATYPSVSSPVRFMGKDTQASFTNLDNGIWRFTLSVVDTVGNISQPAVYYFRTNKYIPFTIVRYLDVKQDEQGKLMVTILGRGYLEGGNITSIFIDRDGLAPYDREYFLEQGHYRIVSDREIGGITVEDLDAGSYHIGLVHSGRGLYRTGPLLQVDEMGTVKFGDFTQVWQPSWSRAPKRTFTVDVALFSVFAIIMFALLGLFIAVRGIGSVVAETAMLRMDAVALITGEPMTVEKQKAVTRIKRRGMGLGIKLAIFTIILVSMVVLMVSVPLTLMMTRTQERTLLQGLRDRSRVLLESLASGARAYLPAQNVLELGFLPAQTSAVPEAIYATITGFGARVTIFSDHVWATNDPDILTKIDTPEFQPGLSRLKDPISPRIASIAQELDEQARSEVGDISKTIADLTREALTLALKTDAESVRRRDDIQTTTRNLEARLNEKLTQLASNIGSEPEFPTDKLPPKGQSRYIFFKPVLYRQGADDLYFRGLVRLEVTIDSIYAQVDSGRRSLVQVTALIALIALVIGVIGAILVSVYIVSPILKLVEHVKKIKDTEDKSELEGHEISIKSRDEIAVLGDTINEMTHGLVKAALASKDLTIGKEVQKKFIPLETDAQGNKLTTGHLDAKYAEFFGYYEGAKGVSGDYFDYINLDDRYFAVIKCDVAGKGVPAALIMVQVATLFLNSFRNWKPTPEGLNISRVVYEINDLLEKLKFKGRFAAFTLCLFDSQTGLVRFCNAGDNIVHWFDASSGSLQTLTLPPSPAAGVLDNDLIDMKGGYQIQTLQLDPGDVLFLYTDGIEEAKRNFRNSTYEVITCTEGENGTAHGNHVAGQSDEELGYDRVSAIIDAVFNRRLFILEKYHNPDSEQKLVFDFTTCQGTITEAVMALVSVEKIFRLYKDPACRPDERILVDKKIDEFLKAHFKQYGFYIQEKMENAQQKEYLYYMGLREDEQYDDLTILGIRRK; encoded by the coding sequence ATGAAAAAACTGGCGGCCCTTTATCAATGTTTACCCTCTTTACTGCTTCTCCTTTGCGGTATGCTGGTTGCTCCGGCTTTGTTTGGACAGGACGTATTTTATTGGGAAAATCCGGTGCTGTTCAGCCCCGGTGCGGCACGGTTTCCCGTAAGCTCTACCAATGGCAAGCTTTCAGTTCTCCTGTGGCAAGAATCGAATGCTTCAACCATAACCCTCTCACTGGCAGTAAAAACTCCTGACCAGGACTGGGTTATACGGCGATCCATTGCAGGTCCTTATCCTTACTCCGGTAGTGAACCAGCTATTGCTTCGGTGGTAGTTGATGCGAGGGATAGAATCATTATTGCGGTAGGGCTTCCCTCGAACGAAACAGAAATTCTTATTTCTAACGATCAGGGTCTCAGTTTTTCTGCAATGCGACTTAAGGGAGATATTAATTCAACTATTTCCCCTCGGATCGTAACGAGGTCCGATGGGGGTTATTACCTTTTTGTAACCCGTGGACAGGAGCAGAGCCTTTCTATTTTTTATTCCCGTTCTGAAGATGGCTTAACCTGGACCGATTTCACCCCCTTCGTTAGCGATTCCCGGCTTAAGCTGACCTTTCTGCCAAGCCATACCACCCTGGGTTCTACCGACTATGTGGTATTTCAAGCCCTTACCGGTGATGTACGGCCTACCTTTCAACTTTTTATGACCACCAGTTCCGATGGGGGCCGTAACTGGACTTCTCCCCGCCAGGTTACCAATTTCCTGGATCCCTATGTGGCAAATCGACGGGAACCGGAATATTTCGATAACCAGCGCCCTTTCATCTTAGGAGCAAAAAACACCCTGTTCCTTGTGTGGGAACGGAGACCCAGCAATGGAAATCCCCAAGTGTATGGAATGGAACTTAAGCCGGACGGCCAAATCCTCGGTACTGCTGAACAGATTAGTCCCCGGGGTGTTTATGCAAATAATCCTGTGGTCCTTCCTGTTAACGGCCGCTGGACCGTCTTTTGGTTCGATAACCGCCGTGGTCAAAACCGTATTTATATGGCTCAGAAAAAGGGGCTTGACTGGGAAGACACGGACCTGTCAGCCTCGAGCGGGGAAGCAACCTTTGCCCGGCCCATACTTGACCGCTCAGGCCTTTATGTTTTCTGGCAAACCCAGCGAGCATCTCAAAACCGGCTGGTCCTGCTTGCCCCCGATACTACCGTAGCAAAGCCGCCTCTCCGGCCGCTTAATTTTAAAAATGGTGAACGGTTGCGGACGGATAAGGTGCAGATTGCCTGGTCCATGCCGGAAGATTCTTCTGGTATTTTAGGGTACTCGTATATATGGACGAGGGATCCCGAAGAAGTTCCCCCTAAAACAATTAAGGTATATGCTACCACCACAAGGACCGAACAGTTCGCCCAGGAAGACGGCCCCTGGTACTTTGCAATACGGGCCCAAGACTTTGCGGGCAACTGGTCTGATCCCAGCATCGTATATTTTATCCGCGACACCACGCCGCCCCCTGCAGCCAGTATTATCGGTCCTGATATTGATGAGAATGGTTTCCTCATATCAAACACCTTTACCATTCAATGGAACCCTCCACCAGCTTCGGATGTGGGAGGGTATACCTGGAACCTGGAATACCTTGGTCCCGGTGACCTGTTCGGACAGCTTTCTTTAGCCGATTTTGAAACTAAGCTGAAAGCCACCTATCCTTCTGTATCCAGCCCAGTGCGCTTTATGGGTAAGGACACCCAGGCATCTTTTACGAACCTTGATAACGGTATATGGCGTTTTACCCTGTCGGTGGTCGATACGGTGGGCAACATCAGCCAGCCGGCGGTTTATTATTTCAGAACCAATAAATACATTCCCTTTACCATCGTAAGGTATCTGGATGTTAAACAGGATGAGCAGGGTAAACTCATGGTTACCATTTTAGGGCGCGGATACCTGGAAGGGGGCAACATTACCTCCATATTCATCGACCGGGATGGGTTAGCGCCCTATGACCGGGAATATTTCCTCGAACAAGGCCATTACCGCATCGTTTCTGATCGGGAAATAGGAGGAATCACCGTGGAGGACCTGGACGCAGGATCATACCACATAGGGCTCGTCCATTCCGGACGGGGCCTTTACAGAACCGGTCCTCTACTTCAGGTTGATGAAATGGGCACGGTGAAGTTTGGTGACTTTACCCAGGTTTGGCAGCCCTCCTGGTCACGTGCACCAAAGCGAACATTCACCGTAGATGTGGCATTGTTCAGCGTCTTTGCCATCATCATGTTTGCATTATTGGGATTATTCATAGCAGTCCGGGGCATTGGTAGTGTAGTAGCCGAAACAGCCATGCTCAGGATGGATGCGGTTGCCCTCATTACAGGAGAGCCTATGACAGTAGAAAAACAAAAAGCAGTCACCCGTATTAAGCGCCGGGGTATGGGCCTTGGTATTAAATTGGCGATATTTACCATCATCCTCGTCAGTATGGTGGTTCTCATGGTATCGGTGCCCCTCACCCTTATGATGACCCGCACACAGGAACGGACCCTGCTTCAGGGTCTCCGAGACCGTTCCAGGGTATTGCTGGAAAGTCTCGCCTCCGGTGCCCGGGCTTACCTGCCTGCTCAGAATGTTCTTGAATTGGGCTTCCTTCCGGCCCAAACTTCAGCGGTTCCGGAAGCAATCTATGCGACTATTACTGGCTTTGGTGCCAGGGTAACCATTTTCTCAGACCATGTATGGGCTACTAATGACCCGGACATCCTCACCAAGATTGATACTCCCGAATTCCAGCCCGGCCTTTCCCGGCTAAAGGATCCGATCAGTCCCAGGATTGCTTCTATTGCTCAAGAACTGGATGAACAGGCTCGTTCTGAAGTTGGCGATATATCAAAAACCATTGCAGATCTTACCCGGGAAGCCTTAACCCTTGCCCTAAAAACCGATGCTGAAAGTGTGCGCCGGCGGGATGATATCCAGACAACTACCCGGAATCTGGAAGCTCGTCTCAACGAAAAATTAACCCAGCTGGCCTCAAATATTGGCTCCGAACCAGAGTTTCCCACAGATAAACTGCCCCCTAAAGGTCAGTCACGGTACATATTCTTTAAGCCAGTACTCTACCGGCAGGGTGCTGATGATCTGTATTTCCGCGGTCTCGTCCGTCTCGAAGTTACCATCGATTCCATCTATGCCCAGGTCGATTCGGGTCGTCGATCTCTTGTACAGGTGACCGCCCTCATCGCCCTCATCGCCCTTGTTATCGGTGTCATTGGAGCAATCCTTGTATCAGTGTATATTGTCAGCCCCATTCTCAAACTGGTAGAACATGTAAAAAAAATAAAAGATACGGAAGATAAATCAGAACTTGAGGGTCATGAAATTTCGATAAAATCGAGGGATGAAATAGCAGTTCTGGGAGATACCATCAATGAAATGACCCATGGTCTGGTAAAGGCTGCATTGGCCTCTAAAGACCTAACCATCGGTAAAGAGGTCCAGAAGAAATTTATCCCCCTGGAAACCGATGCCCAGGGAAACAAACTGACCACAGGGCATCTCGATGCCAAATATGCAGAATTCTTTGGTTATTATGAAGGCGCAAAGGGTGTCTCTGGTGACTACTTTGATTACATCAACCTGGATGACCGCTATTTTGCCGTTATTAAGTGCGACGTGGCTGGTAAGGGGGTCCCGGCAGCCCTCATCATGGTCCAGGTTGCCACCCTGTTCCTGAACAGTTTCCGTAACTGGAAACCCACCCCAGAGGGGCTTAACATTTCTCGGGTGGTCTATGAAATTAATGACCTATTGGAAAAACTAAAATTCAAAGGCCGTTTTGCTGCCTTTACCCTCTGTCTTTTCGATTCCCAAACCGGACTGGTTCGGTTCTGTAACGCCGGAGACAATATCGTTCATTGGTTCGATGCTTCTTCCGGCAGTCTTCAGACCCTGACGTTGCCCCCATCCCCTGCGGCAGGGGTCCTTGATAATGACCTCATCGATATGAAAGGGGGATATCAGATTCAAACCCTTCAGCTCGATCCGGGGGATGTACTGTTCCTCTACACTGACGGTATCGAAGAAGCAAAGCGGAACTTCAGAAACAGTACTTATGAGGTTATTACCTGTACCGAAGGAGAAAACGGTACAGCCCATGGCAATCATGTAGCTGGACAGAGCGACGAGGAACTTGGATACGACCGGGTTTCGGCCATTATTGATGCGGTCTTTAACCGCAGACTGTTTATCCTAGAAAAGTACCATAATCCTGATAGTGAACAGAAACTGGTTTTTGATTTTACCACCTGTCAAGGTACCATCACTGAGGCTGTCATGGCCCTCGTGTCGGTGGAGAAAATATTCCGGCTCTATAAGGACCCTGCTTGTCGGCCTGATGAACGTATTCTCGTAGACAAAAAGATTGATGAATTCCTGAAGGCTCATTTTAAGCAATATGGATTTTATATTCAGGAAAAGATGGAAAATGCACAACAAAAAGAGTACCTTTATTACATGGGCCTTCGAGAGGATGAACAGTATGACGATTTAACAATCCTTGGAATTCGAAGGAAATAG
- a CDS encoding ABC transporter substrate-binding protein: protein MKKLVLAFVAVSLLVLGCAKGQKAAQNEPKSLVVWSFTDEVKNMIDKYYSPANPDVKLEYSLTPTDQFPNKLDPVLASGQGAPDVFALEAAFVRKYIESGLLLDITDVANEVKSKMFGYPIEVGTYNGKVYGLSWQVTPGAMFYRRSLAKKYLGTDDPAEVQKYFTDLNKFLETAALLKNKSKGSCVVVSSTGDMFMPYKGARKQPWVVDGKLVIDPAMISYMEMAKTLKDKGYEGRVSQWSEGWFAGMKGDLKNEKGQSIEVFSYFLPTWGLHYVLKTNAPATSGDWAMIQGPAGYFWGGTWLAAYKGTKSPNLAKEFIKYLATSDEFLTKWAKDTGDMVSNKNVVNAIKDTYSEPFLGGQNHYAEFAKMAVNIDGKLIQGTDQAIEGLFNEAVTAYVNGEKTKEQALEAFKEQVKSTLGF from the coding sequence ATGAAAAAGCTGGTACTAGCTTTTGTAGCGGTTTCGCTCCTGGTTCTCGGGTGTGCGAAAGGTCAAAAGGCTGCTCAAAATGAGCCAAAGTCGCTTGTTGTATGGTCCTTTACTGATGAAGTAAAGAACATGATTGACAAGTATTATAGCCCTGCAAATCCTGATGTAAAACTAGAATACTCTCTTACTCCCACGGATCAGTTCCCGAATAAGCTCGATCCAGTACTTGCCTCCGGCCAAGGCGCGCCTGATGTATTTGCCCTTGAAGCAGCTTTCGTGAGGAAGTATATTGAATCGGGCCTTCTCCTGGATATTACCGATGTCGCCAATGAGGTTAAATCCAAGATGTTCGGCTATCCGATCGAAGTTGGTACCTATAACGGCAAAGTTTATGGTCTTTCTTGGCAGGTAACTCCCGGTGCTATGTTCTATCGCCGAAGCCTTGCAAAAAAATACCTTGGAACTGATGATCCTGCAGAAGTTCAAAAATATTTTACCGATCTAAATAAGTTTCTTGAAACTGCAGCACTTCTTAAAAATAAATCTAAGGGAAGTTGTGTAGTTGTATCCTCTACCGGTGATATGTTCATGCCCTATAAGGGTGCCCGGAAACAGCCCTGGGTTGTAGATGGCAAATTGGTCATCGATCCTGCGATGATTTCTTATATGGAAATGGCAAAGACTCTTAAAGATAAGGGCTATGAGGGCCGGGTTAGTCAGTGGTCTGAAGGCTGGTTTGCTGGTATGAAGGGTGATCTGAAAAATGAAAAGGGGCAGTCTATTGAAGTATTCTCTTACTTCCTTCCTACCTGGGGCCTCCACTATGTATTAAAGACTAACGCTCCTGCTACTTCCGGTGACTGGGCTATGATTCAGGGACCCGCTGGCTATTTCTGGGGCGGTACCTGGCTTGCAGCTTACAAAGGTACCAAATCACCTAACCTTGCGAAGGAATTTATTAAATACCTTGCAACAAGCGATGAATTCCTGACCAAGTGGGCAAAGGATACCGGTGACATGGTTTCCAACAAGAACGTCGTTAATGCAATAAAAGATACCTATTCTGAGCCCTTCCTCGGTGGCCAGAACCACTATGCTGAATTCGCCAAGATGGCTGTTAATATCGATGGTAAGCTGATCCAGGGTACTGATCAGGCTATCGAAGGTCTCTTTAACGAAGCAGTTACAGCCTATGTGAATGGTGAAAAGACTAAAGAACAGGCACTTGAAGCATTCAAAGAACAGGTAAAATCAACCTTAGGATTCTAA
- a CDS encoding carbohydrate ABC transporter permease, whose translation MKGPSGIERRLSKYGYIFVLPFLITYVLFQLWPIIYTILLSFSDLKGLRADFMLIGFENYKKLFGDKYFWEAIQNTAIVWFFNFVPQLGIALLFALWFTDDTLRLKYKGIFRTIFYLPNLLSAASVAMLYRSLFAYPVGPVNSFLTGLGFWSTRIGENGQVIQEAFNFFRSVPMTRAIVSYIQWWLWTGSTLILLIAGIVGISPSIFESAVIDGANKRQRAWYITIPLLRPMMLYLLITSMIGGMQMFEIPFLLTDMRGGPDYKIRTMMVYFYNTAFQGGNNYAYGAAISVGIFIITVILAIIIFSMMKERQPKSVG comes from the coding sequence GTGAAGGGTCCGTCTGGTATCGAGCGACGTTTAAGTAAATATGGTTATATATTTGTTTTACCATTTTTAATTACCTATGTATTATTTCAGTTATGGCCAATAATTTACACGATATTACTAAGTTTTAGTGATCTTAAGGGGCTGCGTGCCGATTTTATGTTAATTGGTTTTGAAAATTATAAAAAATTATTTGGTGATAAATATTTTTGGGAAGCAATTCAGAATACCGCGATTGTATGGTTCTTTAATTTTGTTCCACAGTTGGGAATTGCCCTGCTCTTTGCTCTTTGGTTTACCGATGATACTTTGAGACTTAAGTATAAGGGTATTTTTAGAACAATCTTTTATCTTCCCAACCTGTTAAGTGCTGCTTCGGTGGCTATGTTGTACAGAAGCCTCTTTGCATATCCTGTTGGACCGGTGAACTCATTTCTAACAGGTTTAGGCTTTTGGTCTACCAGAATTGGTGAAAACGGACAGGTAATACAGGAAGCATTTAATTTCTTTAGAAGTGTACCGATGACGAGAGCCATCGTTTCTTATATTCAATGGTGGTTATGGACTGGATCCACACTGATCCTTTTGATTGCCGGAATTGTCGGTATCAGCCCATCAATTTTTGAATCCGCTGTGATTGATGGAGCCAATAAACGGCAACGGGCATGGTATATAACAATTCCTCTTTTACGGCCGATGATGTTGTATCTCTTAATCACTTCTATGATTGGTGGTATGCAGATGTTTGAGATACCCTTCTTGCTCACCGACATGCGAGGTGGCCCTGACTATAAAATTCGCACCATGATGGTCTATTTTTATAATACAGCTTTCCAGGGTGGCAATAATTATGCCTATGGGGCTGCCATCTCTGTGGGTATTTTTATAATAACAGTAATACTGGCCATCATCATTTTTTCTATGATGAAGGAACGGCAGCCAAAGTCGGTGGGGTGA
- a CDS encoding carbohydrate ABC transporter permease codes for MMKNTNYRLSASLSRFGIYLFMLIITLLVVIPIYLMLINATRTNAQINEGISFIPGSNTINNWKNLTNRNFQISQGFGNSLFIALSSTIIVVYFSALTAYALHVYKFKLKNFVWVLILFTMMLPGALSFIGFYQFVARLKLLNSYIPLIIPGIAAPAVVFFIKQYFSSTLSFELIDAARIDGAGEFYIFNLVILPVIQPALATQAIFSFIGSWNNFMTPFILISDPKKYTLPMLVQMLRGDIYRTEYGSIYLGIAISLVPIIVFYSFASQFIIAGIAMGSLKE; via the coding sequence ATGATGAAGAATACTAATTATAGGTTGTCTGCCAGCTTGAGCAGATTTGGTATTTACCTTTTTATGCTTATTATTACCTTGCTGGTAGTAATTCCCATATACCTTATGTTAATCAATGCTACAAGAACAAATGCGCAGATTAACGAAGGAATTTCTTTTATTCCCGGTTCAAATACCATAAATAACTGGAAAAACCTGACAAACAGAAATTTTCAGATTTCTCAAGGCTTTGGGAACAGTCTTTTTATTGCCCTTTCAAGCACCATCATTGTAGTTTATTTTTCTGCACTAACCGCCTATGCTTTACATGTATACAAATTTAAATTAAAAAACTTTGTATGGGTACTCATACTTTTTACCATGATGTTGCCGGGGGCTCTTTCGTTTATAGGTTTTTACCAATTCGTTGCCCGTCTCAAGCTTTTAAATAGTTATATTCCTCTTATTATACCGGGTATTGCAGCTCCTGCGGTTGTATTTTTCATTAAGCAATATTTTTCTTCAACCTTATCTTTCGAACTCATTGATGCAGCCCGCATTGACGGGGCAGGGGAGTTCTACATCTTTAATCTAGTCATTCTCCCGGTGATCCAGCCAGCCCTGGCTACCCAAGCAATCTTCAGCTTTATTGGCTCCTGGAATAACTTTATGACCCCCTTTATTCTTATTTCAGATCCAAAGAAATATACCTTGCCCATGTTGGTACAGATGCTCCGGGGTGACATTTACCGCACTGAGTATGGTTCGATATATCTTGGTATCGCCATTTCTTTGGTACCTATTATTGTCTTTTACTCCTTTGCATCCCAATTCATTATTGCCGGTATTGCAATGGGTAGTTTAAAAGAATAG
- a CDS encoding tetratricopeptide repeat protein produces the protein MKGDTQEQKSAGLDPALALFTIILQIVLSLIGIAAFIMFHSCSMGEKKLSGHTLEQYQQALELYNQGRFQDVVQITAASKPSYPTVMLQGKALFFTGNYKEAERALTKALELRPASVEARLYLAYVERSFGNDEKARTIAEDILTDDPDNYKAYRVLAELSEHGAIKQRYLNQALAAMGEGALLFVERARIRWIAGDGSRALEDLVAALTLIPEDSTLRSPVLALQKTITSQVQELVR, from the coding sequence ATGAAAGGTGATACTCAGGAACAAAAGTCCGCTGGACTCGATCCTGCACTGGCCCTCTTTACGATAATTCTGCAGATTGTACTGAGCCTTATCGGTATTGCGGCTTTCATTATGTTTCACTCTTGCAGTATGGGAGAAAAAAAACTTTCGGGTCATACCCTGGAACAGTATCAACAGGCCTTAGAATTGTACAACCAGGGACGCTTTCAGGATGTGGTACAGATAACAGCAGCATCAAAACCTTCCTATCCTACCGTAATGTTGCAGGGAAAGGCTTTGTTTTTTACCGGTAACTATAAAGAGGCAGAGCGTGCTCTGACAAAGGCTCTAGAACTCCGTCCTGCTTCAGTAGAGGCACGGCTTTATCTTGCCTATGTGGAGCGTTCCTTTGGCAATGATGAAAAAGCCCGCACCATAGCAGAGGATATTCTTACTGATGATCCAGATAATTATAAAGCTTATAGGGTTTTAGCAGAACTATCAGAACATGGTGCGATAAAACAGCGTTATCTGAATCAGGCTCTTGCTGCTATGGGAGAAGGGGCTTTGCTGTTTGTAGAACGGGCTCGCATCAGGTGGATTGCCGGGGACGGGTCTAGGGCACTGGAAGATCTTGTTGCCGCATTAACCCTTATTCCAGAGGATTCTACACTGCGCTCCCCGGTACTTGCACTCCAGAAAACAATTACTTCCCAGGTACAGGAGCTTGTACGATGA
- a CDS encoding TolC family protein, translated as MMRAKTGQVAPVLLLTAGLVSVASLWSQAEPALAKTLTMKAAAEQAIAVSPDLRGSEAQQVLKEGSWVLGFRAFLPKLNLSASENDRLSTIGADSFTKTYTIGLQQMLWDGGRLQASRNLEKAELTISRMDLRRKAAEIGESAINLYRTIIYKEALLEIKNANLTALELQIAILEEEVRRGLALQTDLDEAALSLEDARLSEQSLRLELELARLNLALLLGLQSLPALTERIDTNRATVIPRTSDTSLETQLCQLVAAVHPDLVRARSEIQKLQVQLQHAERDWWPTLKLSGDFSLSGDRYPLSRYSYSLGLSLEFAGPLLSGSVGGKTGWEGTTDRTALVQSSAEPVPDPGSALTKASLQAMLMMEQERYALLLKQTEQQVTRLLKACGMAEDRRLLTQKQSELFWKKLALTEVKHSLGQATTLEVMKARIDYSSQEIAVVEAAVSLLQAERELEKFLDLAPGELGPYIKQLQGSHS; from the coding sequence ATGATGAGAGCCAAGACCGGTCAGGTTGCCCCGGTACTGCTGCTCACTGCAGGGCTTGTTTCGGTAGCAAGTCTGTGGTCCCAGGCTGAACCTGCTCTGGCAAAGACCCTTACGATGAAGGCCGCGGCAGAACAGGCTATCGCAGTTTCCCCGGACCTGAGGGGATCCGAAGCCCAGCAGGTTTTAAAAGAGGGATCTTGGGTCCTGGGCTTTCGGGCCTTTCTTCCAAAACTGAACCTTTCTGCTTCTGAAAATGACCGGCTTTCTACCATAGGGGCCGATTCCTTTACCAAGACCTACACCATAGGCCTCCAGCAAATGCTCTGGGATGGAGGCCGGCTGCAGGCGAGCCGGAACCTGGAAAAGGCAGAACTTACTATAAGCCGAATGGATCTGCGGCGGAAAGCAGCAGAAATAGGAGAATCGGCTATCAATCTCTATAGAACCATAATCTATAAAGAAGCCCTTTTGGAGATAAAGAACGCAAATCTTACAGCCCTTGAACTACAGATTGCAATTTTAGAAGAAGAAGTTCGTCGTGGTTTAGCTCTGCAAACCGATTTGGATGAAGCTGCACTGAGTCTTGAAGATGCACGGCTCAGTGAACAGTCCCTGAGGCTCGAACTGGAGCTTGCCCGGCTTAATCTGGCTTTACTTTTAGGTCTCCAAAGTTTGCCTGCCTTAACTGAACGAATTGATACAAACCGAGCTACGGTAATACCTCGGACTAGTGATACCAGTCTGGAAACTCAATTATGTCAGCTCGTTGCAGCGGTGCATCCGGATCTGGTCCGTGCCCGTTCTGAAATACAAAAATTGCAGGTACAGCTCCAGCATGCCGAGCGAGACTGGTGGCCAACCTTGAAACTTTCAGGAGATTTCTCTCTCTCGGGGGACCGATATCCCTTAAGCCGTTATTCCTATTCATTGGGGTTATCGCTTGAGTTTGCAGGACCCTTACTCTCCGGGTCTGTAGGCGGAAAAACCGGCTGGGAAGGAACTACTGATCGTACGGCCCTTGTACAAAGTTCAGCTGAACCGGTTCCTGATCCTGGATCAGCCCTTACGAAGGCGTCGCTCCAGGCCATGTTAATGATGGAACAGGAACGGTATGCCCTGCTCTTAAAACAAACAGAACAGCAGGTAACCCGTCTCCTTAAGGCCTGTGGTATGGCTGAAGATCGACGGCTCCTCACCCAAAAACAGTCGGAGCTGTTCTGGAAAAAACTCGCCCTGACGGAAGTAAAACATTCCCTGGGACAGGCTACCACTCTGGAAGTTATGAAGGCCCGTATCGACTATTCCAGCCAGGAAATTGCGGTTGTAGAGGCTGCTGTAAGCCTCTTACAGGCAGAACGGGAACTGGAAAAATTTCTGGATTTGGCCCCCGGCGAGCTGGGGCCCTATATAAAACAGTTACAGGGGAGTCATTCATGA